From the Dermacentor albipictus isolate Rhodes 1998 colony unplaced genomic scaffold, USDA_Dalb.pri_finalv2 scaffold_40, whole genome shotgun sequence genome, one window contains:
- the LOC139052858 gene encoding uncharacterized protein, which yields MRHNEWLHNNPNCRDEDMLRPRLLATAQERHERLKSMALAEALTLYPFLSTEVSLLVEFETLFKRAAVDCVQDGCTKMGKVILDKGTSEEAAAFSEVASEEPVLAVLEFVAARCREQLDTILTTEATELTPCLVRSSDQALDLFVDGQRLFAVSNLLEGVACLFASFWVFHIEYPKKACKLLTFLEHGFMGLSHTKPRVKALELINFFKAHKQ from the exons ATGCGGCACAATGAGTGGCTGCATAATAATCCCAATTGCAGGGATGAGGATATGTTGCGGCCGAGGCTGCTGGCCACAGCACAAGAGCGGCACGAGCGCCTGAAGAGCATGGCACTGGCTGAGGCTCTTACACTTTATCCATTTTTGTCGACGGAAGTCTCG CTGCTGGTAGAGTTTGAAACTCTTTTCAAGCGGGCAGCCGTTGACTGCGTTCAAGATGGCTGCACGAAAATGGGAAAAGTGATTCTCGATAAGGGAACTTCGGAGGAAGCAGCAGCCTTCTCTGAAGTGGCATCTG AGGAGCCTGTGCTGGCTGTATTGGAATTCGTGGCAGCCCGCTGTAGGGAGCAGCTCGACACCATCCTCACAACG GAAGCAACAGAGCTGACCCCATGCTTGGTGAGGTCATCAGATCAAGCTTTGGACCTCTTTGTGGATGGCCAGCGGCTTTTCGCAGTGTCCAACCTCTTAGAAGGCGTGGCATGCCTGTTTGCATCATTTTGGGTATTCCACATTGAATACCCTAAAAAAGCGTGCAAGCTGCTCACATTTTTAGAGCATGGGTTTATGGGCCTCAGCCACACAAAGCCACGGGTGAAAGCCCTCGAGTTAATTAATTTTTTCAAAGCGCACAAACAGTGA